The segment CGGCTTGGCAGCTCGGAGAAGGTGAATACCGGGCGCGGCGCGTTCATGTTGCTCGGATCGGTGTGTATCCAGTGGAAGGCGTTGTCGTCGAACCACTGCAGGTAGGTGGGCGCCATCTTGTGTTTTTTCAGGATATCCTTGATGGTGATGGCGATGTGCTGCGAGGTGAACTTGCGGTGCTCGATATCGACGTAGTCGTAGTGCTCCTGTGAATGCGTCACGATCTCATGGGGTTTCGTCCCCTCTGGGCGGAGGTTGGGGTTTGTGAGATAAAAGGTCCTCGCGTAGGCCCTGTCGACGGTGCGGGTGCCGAGACCGAAGCAGATCCTCACGACGCCGTCCTCTTTCCTGATGCGGGGCGAGGGGCGGCGGAAGACCTTTGAGAAGGCCGCGCCCGCGAGCTCCGGGTAAAACATGTTCCCGTACCTGCGGCCCTCGATGGGCTGGATCAACACGGCCATGCGCTCTCCACCCCACTGTATGCCGTGTTTGCGCTTATATTCGCGCGCCGCAGGGTTGTAGGTGGAGGCGTAGACGGTCTTTATCGCGCTTTCGAGCTCCGCGCGGCGTTCCTCGCGCGTTCCGGCGTTGGAGGAGAAGCGCGTCGCGTACTTTCCCGCGAAGGAGAGGTTGACGTCGTCCTCAAGCGTCGAGGAGGAGCGTACGGAGATGGGGTCCTCGATCAGATCCAGTATCCTTTCAAGCGGTTCATCGAGCGACGGCGGCAGGTGGGCCGCCGCGCAGATTTTGTAGAGCTCGGGGGCGTCCGAGTGCGCGCGCAGATTCATCAGCCGCTCCCAGAGGTTGTTGTACTCCATGAATTCGTCGAAGACCGAAGTAGTTATGACGAAGGAATATTTTGGCAGATGCACGTCGTCCAGCAGACCGTTCTTCTCAAGGATATGGTGCGCGAAGGAGAGTCCCTTCGACTTCCCTCCGATGCGTCCGTCGCCGATGAGCCATCCGCGCTCCTCATAAAAGGGGACAGGGTCGAAGCTCCTATAAAAATCACCGTAATTCATAACGTCCCTCCTAACAGGTTCCATCCGATTCGATGACTAAAAATTCTGTCATTATAACTAATTATTATAGACTATACTTTCGTCTCTTCAAAGCAGAAATTTAATATGATGAATTGTATTTTCTGCGCAAAATTGCGTAAGTTACACAGATGTAACGATATTTTAACGTTTTTTTTACTATGCACTTTGCGGCGGGGTTTAAGATAATAATGGTGATAAGATGTGCCAAGTAAGAGGCTCCAAACGGAGGATGATTTAACGATGATTATGAATAACCGGGAACTGAGCTGGCTGGTATTCAACGACCGCGTGATGCAGGAGGCGCAGGATAAGAGTGTGCCGCTGATGCAGCGGTTAAGGTTTCTCGGCATTTTTTCAAACAATCAGGATGAATTTTTAAAGGTGTGCGTCGCGAAGCTGATCCGCCTGAGCCGCATGAAGGGGCTCAAGGGGGCGCAGGCCGCGAAGGCGCGCGCTGCGGCGGAGGTGCTGCCGCAGCTCTACGCGCGTATGTCCGAATCGCAGGAAAAATTTGACGAGATCTATTACGGCATCCTCTCCGAGATGGCGGCGATCGGGATAAACGTGGTTAACGAACGGCAGCTTACGGAGGAACAGGAGCGATTCTGCGTCGACTATTACGCCTCCGTCGTCAGCGAGCGTATCGTGCCGCTGCTGATCCGCAAGGCGATGAAGCTCCCCTTCATCAGCGACGGCGATATCTATCTCGGTGTCAAAATGACGGGGGCCAAAGCCAAGAACGTGCGTTACGCCTTTATCCAAATTCCCGTCAGCAGCGCCTGCCCGCGTTTCGTCGAACTGCCGTCTGCGGAGGGCCGCCGGGACATAATCTTTCTCGACGACATTATCCGCCTCTGTCTGCGGGAGATATTTTTCATGTTCAGCTGCGAGACGGTCAGCGCCCACACCTTCCGTATCGTGCGCGACGCGCAGATCGAGATGGACGGCGATATCTCCAAGAGCCTGATGGAGAAGATGGAGGAGGGCATTGAGAACAGATACCGCGGTAAACCGGTGCGACT is part of the Cloacibacillus sp. genome and harbors:
- a CDS encoding PEP/pyruvate-binding domain-containing protein: MNYGDFYRSFDPVPFYEERGWLIGDGRIGGKSKGLSFAHHILEKNGLLDDVHLPKYSFVITTSVFDEFMEYNNLWERLMNLRAHSDAPELYKICAAAHLPPSLDEPLERILDLIEDPISVRSSSTLEDDVNLSFAGKYATRFSSNAGTREERRAELESAIKTVYASTYNPAAREYKRKHGIQWGGERMAVLIQPIEGRRYGNMFYPELAGAAFSKVFRRPSPRIRKEDGVVRICFGLGTRTVDRAYARTFYLTNPNLRPEGTKPHEIVTHSQEHYDYVDIEHRKFTSQHIAITIKDILKKHKMAPTYLQWFDDNAFHWIHTDPSNMNAPRPVFTFSELPSRCPKLFTRLKMLLSLFEKELQLPVDMEFAYEVSNDRFTLVQLRPLSVYDDKGRVEIPDTPREKTILRGDRMVANGRLEGARHIVFVDPDIYGKQADFADVARAVGEINDRLDGERYILVGPGRWGSSNPLLGVPVRYNELSNSGCLVELGIPQKGMAPELSYGTHFFLDLDGDNILYLPVFDGEKNNIYNREWFESHPWQTISHPAVRHYEGCFDVLLDGDSETGVVIDKTPEGK